A window from Mixophyes fleayi isolate aMixFle1 chromosome 12, aMixFle1.hap1, whole genome shotgun sequence encodes these proteins:
- the EIF2S1 gene encoding eukaryotic translation initiation factor 2 subunit 1: MPALSCRFYQHKFPEVDDVVMVNVRSIAEMGAYVSLLEYNNIEGMILLSELSRRRIRSINKLIRIGRNECVVVIRVDKDKGYIDLSKRRVSPEEALKCEDKFTKSKTVYSILRHVAEVLEYTKDEQLESLFQRTAWVFDEKYKRPGYGAYDAFKQAVSDPSVLDGLDLIEEERRVLIDNINRRLTPQAVKIRADIEVACYGYEGIDAVKDALRAGLSCSTENMPIKINLIAPPRYVMTTTTLERTEGLSVLKQAMSIIKERIEEKRGVFNVQMEPKVVTDTDETELARQLERLEKENAEVDGDDDADEMEAKAED; the protein is encoded by the exons ATGCCGGCATTAAGTTGTCGATTTTACCAGCACAAGTTTCCAGAGGTGGACGATGTGGTCATGGTTAACGTTCGGTCTATTGCAGAGATGGGAGCCTATGTCAGCCTCTTAGAATATAACAACATTGAGGGCATGATCCTCCTCAGTGAGCTCTCAAGAAGGCGTATCCGGTCTATCAACAAACTTATTCGCATTGGCAGGAATGAATGTGTTGTAGTAATAAGAGTTGATAAAGACAAAG GATACATAGATTTGTCCAAAAGAAGAGTTTCACCGGAGGAGGCACTAAAATGCGAGGATAAGTTCACCAAATCTAAAACT GTTTACAGCATTTTGCGTCACGTGGCGGAGGTGTTAGAATACACAAAGGATGAGCAGCTAGAGAGTTTATTTCAAAGGACAGCGTGGGTGTTTGATGAAAAGTACAAAAGACCGGGATACGGAGCCTATGATGCATTCAAGCAAGCTGTCTC ggACCCATCTGTTCTGGATGGACTGGATTTAATAGAAGAGGAAAGAAGAGTTCTCATTGATAATATTAACAGGCGTCTAACTCCACAAGCTGTAAAAATCAGAGCAG aTATTGAAGTTGCTTGTTATGGGTATGAAGGCATTGATGCAGTGAAAGATGCCTTGAGAGCAGGTCTTAGTTGTTCAACAGAAAATATGCCAATAAAG aTAAATCTGATTGCTCCCCCTCGGTATGTGATGACAACTACAACCTTGGAAAGGACGGAAGGACTTTCTGTGCTCAAACAAGCAATGTCTATTATCAAAGAGAGGATtgaggagaagagaggagtgtTCAATGTCCAAATGGAG CCCAAGGTTGTAACAGACACAGATGAAACAGAACTCGCCAGGCAACTAGAGCGACTGGAGAAGGAAAATGCAGAAGTGGACGGAGATGACGATGCAGATGAAATGGAAGCAAAAGCAGAAGATTAA